The genome window TTCTTTCCAAACAACTCTTATGGTTCGGGAAGCACCGGCTTCTTTCCAAAGAAGTCTTATATTTGATGATGAGTTGATAACTGGGTTGTACATGTCATTGTTTTTCCTTCATATGATTGCTTACTGGTGGTTAGAGGCACCTCATGTGACTCTGCAACATGATTGTGCTACATTTCTGCTATATCACCAGATGTACTTTGAAACCAACGATAAATATTTGTGCATTAATTGCTTTCTGTTTAGTAAGATGCCTTGCTCCCTACACCATGTGACTCTGCAACTTATGATGCTGATATCTGGTTGTTTGTTAACAGGTGGGGGCCACAGTTTGAGAAAGCTACCTACAAGAATCGTCAGCGCCTGTACCTATCTGAACAGGCAAGTGCATCTGCAAGTATATATTCTTTTTATCAGTTGGAAGGAGCAAATGCTGCTGATGCGTAGGTTTTTGTTGGCTGATGAGTATGCATGTTATCTCTATTGGAGCTAGCTAACCATGTAAGTTGCTTAATTGCTATGGTTTCAGACGGATGGGAGTGTGCCTAATACTCTGGTTATCGCAAATTGTGAAGTTGTGAAACCTAGGGTTGCAGCTGCTGAACATATCTCACAGGTTAGTTATTGGTCATTGCTTTTATTAGAGTTGTGTTTCATGGAAGCAGAAGTGCATTAGTCTGAGCTGTGTGCTTTGTGCCTTGTGGTGTTTATTTGATCTTTGATTCCAGTTATCATCTCAACCTAATTAGAAACTTAAGGCATTTGCCAGTCAGGGTTATGTCTAAACTGCATTAGAATGGTACGGTATCTGTATGAAAGGATCATGTAGATTGTATACATATTGCTGTCACCTTTACACACAGACTTGGATCTAAGCCAGAGGGGGGGCATCCATTGACCCACCCTCATTTAGATGGCGCTTTTGCAAAACATGTAGACCCACCTTAACTGCTCTATGCACATGGGACCCCCTCCTCCAAAGTTCATGCTTTGCATCTAAACCCTGTTGAAAAGAAGAGAGTATTTCGATACAGAGAATTCTGAGACTATGGACAAACAGGATGATATGGAGGGAGTATACTCAATAGTAATGTAACTCTGTGTTCAAAGTGTCCTTAGTGTTACATTGATCCTTCAACAGCTCTGTTGGGTTTCATAGTTGCATCTccttttttttggggggggggggggtatgaTGGTACCCACCAGATACTTACATTTTTTTTTGCAGTTCAATGAGGAAGCACGGTCACCTTTTGTAAAGAAGTACAAAACTATAGTTCATCCTGGTGAGGTAATGGTTATTTTATATTGAAGTTGGCCTTTTTGCATTTTAGTCTCTTTTTTACATGTTTGCAACTTTGTATTGGCTTCTTAATCTTGTTCCTCAGTTTGATTTCGTATTTGAACTGTAGTTATATGACACTTTGTCTAATTTGTTAATCCGGATGGTTGATGCATTTTATGTCTTTACCTTGCAAACAGGTTAACAGAATCAGGGAACTTCCACAGAACAGTAAGATCATAGCCACTCACACTGACAGTCCAGATGTATGTTCAGACCTTATGATGCTGTTTAATTCTTGTGAGGCATAATGTGTTACAGTTGGAATGATGTTAACCTTTTTCCCATTGTCATCCAGGTACTTATTTGGGATGTTGAAGCACAACCAAATAGACATGCTGTCCTAGGAGCAAGCGAGTCTCGCCCTGATCTGGTATGATTCATTGTTTTGTTCAGTGTGCCAGATATACTCTTCTTTGGCACAGGGCTTACTAGCATATACTGTTTGTTCAGATATTAACAGGACATAAGGAAAATGCGGAATTTGCGCTTGCCATGTGTCCAGCAGAACCATATGTCCTATCAGGAGGTTAGCCTATTTTCATCTTGTATGTTTGTGTTTTCCTACTATTTTGGGAGTCAACTATTTATCCAGTTTGTTTGAACATCTCGAGCATAAGACTTGGGTCCACCTAACTTCCATTCAATGGCAATATGTTTCTTTATTGCATTGGCAAGTGTCCTTCTCATTAGGATGCCATGGCAACTTTATGACACATGGAGAATATTTCGAGTGGAACCTTAGTCACCGCTACACCATCTCAGCCTATGTAATAACCATGTGTAAAGTTCAGTTTGGACATAAGATGATTTGTTTGAActtttggggctataaaattTTGTTTTCCGGCTCAACTAGAAGAACTGTTCTTTTTCAGAAGTTATTGATTACTGTGCTTTTGATAAATAATAACCTGTGTTTTGTTCAAATGCAAAACTTAAATAGGAAAGGACAAATCTGTTGTCTTGTGGAGCATCCAAGACCATATATCTGCCCTTGGGGATTCCTCGTCTTCTCCTGGAGCATCTGGCAGCAAGCAGTCTATTAAAACTGCAAATGAAAAGGAGAGCCCTAAAGTTGATCCTAGAGGTATATTTCATGGACATGACAGCACGGTTGAAGATGTTCAGTTCTGCCCTTCCAGGTAAACAGTGTTCTCTGTTTTTTCTGGttgccttcaaaagtcaaaataaCTATTGGACATACATAAGCAGATATGTACTCCAATTTTTTAGATGTTCATTGTTAAAACACATCTATTTGTTTAATGATGTTATTGTTGATTAAACTAGGATCATCGGTCTTCTCTGTGAATGTCTATGTTGACACATGCCTTATTTTCATTTTTATTTATATTAATACcctatattgtttttttatttgGGGATGAAGTGCGCAGGAGTTTTGTAGTGTGGGTGATGATGCTTGTCTTATTCTGTGGGATGCTCGAACTGGCACTGCCCCAGCTGTTAAGGTGACAGTTCTCTTGTTCTATATCTAATTGGATAAACTATGTTTTTGGCCAAAATTGAGTCCATGAATGCAATGCGGCTTCTTTTGTAATAATATAACTTCACTCAAAGAGGTGATGGGCTGTTGGTTTTTAATGAGACCATTGCAATCACATGGAGCTATTTATTTAGTCAAATTGGCCTGAGATACTTTACTTGTTGCATGATAATTGTGTTTCTAATTTTATTTCTTGAATGACTGTTCATTTTCATTAACTTAACTGATATAATGTGTTGGGAAATTGATCCTGACTGATTTATTGGTCGAAAGTATTTTGTTCAGTTTTTTACTTGTTCCAAACAGGGTGACATTTTATTTCTTTCCTAATGTGGTGTGCCTTTAGAATTTTCTTTTTCGGGATATGGAGTTTGTAAATGCAGTATGGACTATGATGTTAAAagttatttattatttatttccaGGTTGAGAAAGCTCACAGTGGAGATGTTCATTGTGTTGATTGGAATCCCCTTGATGTTAACTATATCTTAACTGGGTATGATGGCATTAAGGCTCAATTCAGCATAATCGTTGAAACAAATTCGATCTCTATTAGTTCCTTATATGTTCAAGTAATGAATGTTTCAATTGATATTTCAGGTCTGCCGATAACTCTGTCCGAATGTGGGATCGTCGGAATCTGGGTTCAggaggagctggttctccaattcACAAATTTGAAGGCCATAAAGCTGCTGTTCTTTGTGTTCAGGCATGTCAGGATAATATTTTTGCTGTTATTTTCTCTTTATGTGGATGTGGCTGCTTTCTATGCTGTTTTTTCATACCTCTTTTTTTTGCCATAATTCTCTCTTTTGGATTTCAGTGGTCACCTGACAGAGCATCTGTTTTTGGAAGTTCTGCAGAAGATGGTTTCTTAAACGTGTGGGATCATGAGAAGGTAACCACTCATACACTGAACTATCTTGTCTTTTCTGAAGGAACCATGCACAACTATCGGTGAAGGTGATTGGGTTCAATTGCTTGTGATTTCTCATGTATTTCTCTGGCCTGACTAATAGAAGTGTTTGTAATGGCAGGTGGGGAAGAAGAAAAATTCTAATGTCCCAGCCGGGCTTTTCTTTCAGCACGCTGGTCATAGGTTTGTTTTCTCAgatacaaaaactaacccttagCATACATGCTTCTATGTCTACCATGCATTTCATAATTCATACTGTACATCTTGGCAGGGATAAGATTGTAGACTTCCACTGGAATTCGTCAGATCCTTGGACAATTGTCAGTGTCTCTGATGATGGCGAGAGCACTGGTGGAGGTGGAACACTGCAGGTACCACCTATTTCTTGCAATATTTTTTGACTGTCTTTTAGTTTTGACTGTCCTTTCTTGCAATATTGCAAACAAATGATTTTATAACACAAATATCAATCTGTATTTTCATAGTTAATTGGAGTCACTAAATCTTCTATATAAATGTCTTGTATTATTACTGTTTTGTCTGCGCAGATTTGGCGCATGAGTGATTTGATCTACCGCCCAGAGGATGAAGTTCTTGCAGAGCTGGAGAATTTCAAGGCTCATTTGGCCAGCTGTGCACCGAAGAATTGAGTCATGTGGGTTACCTGCGGAATGCAATCCTGTGGAAACTGAGTAGGTGATGTAGTTTCATGGCCATAAGTATGAGCCCCAGTTGACATTGAATCTGTCCTCTGATGCTCCTAGAGCTGTACCCTTGAGGGGCTTGTGCTTTTGTGAGCTTGTGTTAAACCTGCTGTACGAGTAAACTAGTATGTCCGCAAACGCGTCAGAGCCGGATGTCTGTGGGCCAGCTATTGGGATACTGCCGGATATCGTCAACAATTGTTCCAGATTGGTGTATTGGATCTAATGAGATTGTCAGCAATTGCTTGTTTTTATGGCTTCACGAATCGTATGTGGGTTTACGTTCTTGGCATACCGTTCGGTCGAAGACTCGAAGGCCTACTATTGTCTGCGTGCATTTGAGCTTCTCGGCATGTCTCCTCTAGGGTGTTTGCTGTTTTAATGACAAGGGGATTAAAGAATTTCTTTCTTGACGATCATCTCCAATCTTCTTGTTACCAAACTAGTCCTTAATTTTTTTATCATCTAGAGGTTGAACCGTTGAATGCGCCTAGAGCTTAGTGTTAGTTATTTTTTGGCTTTGCCTAGTATTAGCTGTCCTAGAAATGCCTGTTCTGCTGCAGCGCTGTAAAGCAGCACACCCGACACGTCAAACATTCCATGGTTTTGTCTAATAGAAAAATCTAATATAATTTATTTATATTACTGTTATTTAGCATAAATTTGGTTAAACTTAAGCTAGAGTTTAATCGACATGAGTCGTATGATTATTTTTTTGATGGAGGGAGAGGGAGTATATCACTAGCTGGACGTTTGACCTGTTCACTCGTCCATCCAAGGTGGTAAGGGCATATATACGGAAGAGATATCAAAACGGTTTTTCAAGCATAAGAGATAACTGAAAGACTCCATTATATAATAAAATATTTATAAATATAGTCtattaataatatataaataattGTGTTTGTACATAATCGAATCAATAGAACAGACGACGAATTCGTACAGTAGAAAGTGAGTTATCTGCTATTTGAGTTACGAGTCAAATATGTCTCTTCGCAGAGAGACGACTCCACGATTTTTTTAAAATATCCATGTTAAACATCTCAAGATCATCTACATTAAACATCATTGTACATGTCCTAATGGACTCTAAATTTTACATTAAAATTTAAAGATCAAACCGAATTAGAATCGAACtacattttatttatattttaacTTATTAAATAAGGACTTAAACAAATTATGAAAACAAACATCTGGATCGTGACCTATTCTCTACCAGTGCCTCCTCGTCCCTTCCCAGATGCAGTGTGGACTCTGATCGTGGGGAATTCTTCAATTAGAACTTTTTTTGTTGCATGGAGATTAAATGTAATTGAGAGGAATTAGCAAGGGATTATatgccccctcaatcccctccaattcaCATCTCTTCCCTTCCTAGATGCAATGTGGACCCTGATTGTGGGGAATTCTTCAATTAGGACCTTTTTTGTTGCATGGAGATTGAATGTAATTGAGGGGAATTAGCAAGGGATTATatgccccctcaatcccctccaattcaCATGCATCCAAACAAGTCTTTAGAGGACGAgtataagggtaatttagttcccaCGAAATCGAAACAGGGAAAAATTAGTACCATCTGGTTCGCGGGGACGAGGAACCATCTCCGTTCAACGACCCACGAACTTCTCTTAATTTAAATTAGTCCATTGCCTTGTTAAAATTATACTAAAAActcaatgcatagcttgttataaAATAGCAAACTAAACTCTCTTCTAATTTTAAATCTTGTTTGTTTAATTTATATTAATTTaatacaatcaatttaaatttATCTCTAAATATTGAATCTCCTAACGGGGATGGACTCCCGTGGGATAAATTCTCTGACAGATATGGAGATGGGAGAAAAACTTTCTCATGGCCGTTTTGGGATGAAAAGTTTTTATCTCCATAAGAAAACAATAGGAATTATGAGCCACCCTCCGTCGAGGAAATTCCCACTCCACCTCCGGTGTACGTTGTTTATATGTACTTCTGTAGTATGCACCAAAACGGTCAAGCGAAACGACTTTGCATTGATCCATATTTTTATCTGCTACTTAAAGCATTTGGAAACTTCTACGGGTACTCGCGGGGAAGTCGCCATACTAGCCCTCGACGGTGAGGTCGAGGTCACCGAATTCGTCAGCGGAAGTGTCCATCGGCTCTCGATGATGGTGATGTACTGGTGTGCATGAAGCAACATCCTCAACCAGTCAACCCTCTCGAGTTCCTAGCTGCCGCCTggtccgaattttttgtattttagcccttaaacagaagtaaaatcacgtttagacctaaaaaaattttaaatacagttttggacccttagctTGGCGCCAtagtctgtggcgccgagctaacacagctcggcgccacagcctatggcgccgagctgtgacgtGGCAGCAACGGCTAGTTTCGTTCAGGGCTGACCTGGCTCTGACGTGGTggcggcgcggcctcgtagctcggcgccacagatcttggcgccgagctacgaattcctataaaaacgcccacgcggctggccgagagcagctcatTTCATCCCATTTTCAAACTTCGCCaaaatttgctggattcaaagatttgagttggttcacttcgtagaccaaTGTATGATTTccaactgattcgttttgtatattgggttgttagtttaataatttgtatacacctattatattatcatttcgattattagtttgtgtaaacttattataaagcataataggtacaagtgataattataatcgtttattagataaaagacatgtaccgagaggcgttgtggcagaagagaggtcgtcctcgggagttatatccggacgtatctagtaaggatgctcctgttcctcctgaactccccgtgcctaactgtgactgtggtagactggcttgggtacatcaatcacaacatccagacacggctgctcgctgctactacctttgtggcactttggacgtacgtagcttatgacttgtcacttaattttgttcgcattcattattttgtagatatgtaatagtgcatctttccattattttagggacatcagaagtgtttctttttccagtggatcgatggtcctgataaatttgaccctcgatatcttcttttcgttaattggttgagtggaaagaccagtcatgagcgttttaagcgttgggtacctcctcccccgaatcctccaccaatgacggatgcggagaaggaggtagcaacagaaagacggatggactcaccgcctcgatgcgattgtggagaccgtgctgtcatcgacgaagactatgacaagcagttctgttgtccgaacattgattatgtgagcccattgatacgctaaatgtatgaactagtttttatttacaataaattactaattttttctcctgcagccatacgggtggcgtaagtttcgtttcagagagtggttgtatggtcctttgtcccattggccagagccagaggtaaaggaaaagagatacatggggtgggcggcagaagaggtcaaatttgatccagtactctgcaaatgtggtattgaagctaagtatggattagttccttcggagcttggtgttggatatttttgtggacatatggtcgattacgatgaggttggtattttttttgcaccagatgtaatgttatagcggtacttactatttttttgtaggagacgaggaaatgcagttgggagagttacgacgacaaaggagaggtgatgcgcacaatagagtccaagagaataatgggacagaagatgcgttgtggatctcggctcgtcgattcgtacattaacgatcgcatacgcgacatgcgtagggaagcaaaatctgTCTTTTATGATAtcccgaagcgtgcagagtataggaggttgaaggcggcagatgagaagagagcacaggatgcaagggaatgggaagcggctcaagccgagaaacagatgttggataatcttgctgatcgcctcaagggaagtaagtgagataaatgatattataattttgttagtacaatttatttatcctgactttgctaacttaattttctcattatatttgcagagattggaagcggcgtaaactatttggtcgatgaggcgcatgcgagatatgttcaggataaaatggcaacgatggaggaggaggacgacgacacatctagattgagtgagcttatcgccctcgcagaggcaggattacatgaagaagaggaggacgacacgtcaaggttgagtgagctcatcgcactagctgaggcaggattacgtgcttaagaggaagaggatgagtttatgTCTCAGGACGCTGCAGAGGTTGAGGCagcatattacaagaagaagtctgatgaggctgaggctgaggatgagctattctcccaagctgcagatgaagcagaagccaattattacaaaagaactggtgacaagtgtgatgcaggacaatgcagcaagtggaatgaggtagttgttgaggattgcgcgacggatgactccgaagatgagttactcatagattgtgattcagactgaagaattgtagcctattatgtagtatttacgtatcaaaaataatttataactctaaagatgcgttacttattgcttattatgttttttacagttcacaaaaaaattttgcaagagttccccttgttttattaacaaccacagttcaaataatcacatattataagacatataagcatttcaacatataacacatcacaaaataacatcgaatataaaaacatccacagaacatagttcttcatacaatgtccacaaacaaagtccaaaatacaagttccacaacacatagtccaaaacacataacatagttcatATTACAACGTCTCCAGCATGAGTCCAAATCACACAGTTTCCAGGATAAGACCAACATCACaaaagtattcatttcctcctagtcttacccttgcccttggccccaagagcgtcggtgcctggagtgtaagggtctcgtggacgccttctacgtggtgtcagctgtgatggctgagttgtaggagcatcctgcaactgagatggtccaatctccacctgacctgcggcgccagcgccagcgccagcgtcgtcgtcgtcgtcgtcctcgtcgtccTGGGCCACATTCTCAAACGTGTCCCGCGTCGATCGCGACGAGCTGAGTCctgctgtagatggtccaactgcacaaatgggaggctgaacgtcgtgctgcatacgaggcacaggctgctgcacgtcaacgcccgctagagaccggcatccacaccgagccgctgcacgacgaagacgacgtgataccctctgtaatcgaaatattagttaaagacatatgttacaacatacaaataaacaagttttctgttagacattgatactcactggtagtaacgatagcgtagtagtatctgaagttctctgtgagatacgCTCGAGTTCTCTGATAGTAACGATAGCGTAGTAGTATCTGGTGTCGTGCGATAAAAGTAGAAAGCACATGTAAAAAGATAAAAGGAGACAACTCACCATCGAAGGAGTAAGTGCGTCGAGCTCGTTTGAGTACTCCACGTAAGCACACTGGTGTCGTGCAAATGGCTCCTCGACCTGGTCCCAGCGGTAAGCAGCCGTGGGCTTAAGCCGATGTCCGGCTACCACGAACCACTCACGAGGAGGAAACTCTCTGGGTCGCCCGACGGGTATGTGTGCCCACATCCACAGCTGTAGAAGGTAGACACATCCACCTAAGCTGGCGGTCCTCGACGAACGACGACAAGCCTCGCAAAGTTGCCTGTACAGGAATGCCAACACTGCTGAAGCCCAGCTATAACCTCCGGTCGTATCCCAGTCAGTCAGGCAGGGCAGAAACATCCATGACGCGCTGTCGCCTGTCGCGTCTTGAAAAAGAACTGAACCAAAGAGATGGagaatccaagctcgacaatggtatCCAACCGTTTGCTCATCTGCACCAGGTGGACACTGCCCAAAGGTCTGCCTAAGCCAGGTCAGTGGGACTCCGGTGTTGTGGCTACCTCGTAGCTCATCCGGAAGCAGTCTCCCAAGAAAGGCCTCCACCCTCTGCCTCCAACCGCCTGGTGAtgcctgaccggtcactggacgacccataatgctgagaccaagaatcttctggcaatcttcaagcgtcacggtcatctcaccgtagggaaggtggaaagtgtgagtctctggccgccacctattggaagacaaaagaatacaaaatcattagtatgcatttgggcacaacaacgacttcttcatgaagctctaccaaaggagcttcaatacgagatgcatttgtcatttgtggagataacccgactggaccttcgcaatgactaacaggtaacttttgaacaaccacatccaaacatggtggaaccatcgtcttcacaattcttaaatatatcacccaatcatcttctgaggtaatggagatcaaccgtcggacaactgttccatatgtaatatgggacaacaaaccctgaattgatattctagggtcgtttatgtcgcaactaatctcctcacaagctcgagccaaaagctggtcaaaagatggtctttcaacgaacaacatggtcacgatcttcataccatcaaaagtaacactcccataagcatctatctccacccttcctccatggtatagtgttactaggttgtccatctattgcaaaaatggattactaactcaataatggctacatacttaagcctactaacttactaagtaataaatatatattaactaataactatacagtaaatattaaatgaacacatcaaacggaattacataatctataaataatgtacgaaaactatgtatacctgagaacgcgtacgagtccagctaacggtgaagaaggtcaagtcggacgaacacctacgtacaaaaaaaccaattgtcagtaaaaaatttggcagcacctcccctgtaaagtgatgtttatagaacctgcgaataaacgacaacacgatggttgccaacacagaaaacatgtaatatcaatgcgctaaacaaaatcctaactatataatcactaagaatttactaaacactaaacTAAGAAATTTACTAAACTAAGAATTTAATAAACTAAGAAATTAATCTAACAAATTTACTAAGAATACACtaaactatataatcactaagaatttactaaacTAAGAAATTAATAAACTAAGAAATTAATCTAAGAAATTTACTAAGAATACACtaaactatataatcactaagaatttagtaaactaagaaattaaaaaaaaataaCTGGCGGTGGCCAACCGTAGCGCGCGGTGGTCGACGGACGGCGGCTGCGGCGAGCTCCGGACGGCCGAGCTCCAGACGGCGAGCTCCGGACGGCCGAGCTCCGGACGGACGGCGGCGAGCTCCGGAAGGCGGCTGCGGCGGCGAACTCCAGGCGGCCGAGCTCGCGagccggggcggcggcggcgaaatCCGTTGGCGAGCCGGGGCAGGGAGCTGGgcgggcggccggcggcgagctcCGGACGGTGGCGAGCCGGGACGACGAACGGGCGGTGCGGTCGGGAACGGCGGCGGTGAAGTTTTGCGCAGAGCGAACTGAGAGAAACGCGCAGAGAGAATGGGATTTCGCGGATatttcctagctcggcgccaagatctgtggcgccgagctaggtacCACGACGACTGCCACgtcaccgagctcggcgccataggctatggcgccgagctgtgttacctcggcgccatagcctatggcgccgagcttcggGTCCAAACGTGCAAATTAAATTTCTGGGGGTCCAAACGTAAATTTTTGTCTCCAAAGgggctaaaaaacaaaaaattcggccGCCTGGTACGCTCGGATAGTGCTGGCAATTAGGTTGGGTCAGGACTACGTGGCTCAAATTTAGGTTCCCTTTGGTttaagggactaaagattagtccctccattttagtctcatttagtttCTAAATTGTCAAACGACTAGACTAAAACAGAAACTAAACTGATTTAGTTCCTAGTCCCTCAAGATGtggctaaaagagactaaaccatattaattccacaATTGCTCctcatttagttcaattgtaGTAATAGCAGCAGAATATTAAAGACCATTTTAGTCTTCTTATAagtcatttagtatattcttactaattttagtccctaaaa of Zea mays cultivar B73 chromosome 8, Zm-B73-REFERENCE-NAM-5.0, whole genome shotgun sequence contains these proteins:
- the LOC541934 gene encoding nucleosome/chromatin assembly factor C; amino-acid sequence: MKERSGSRAAVDERYAQWKSLIPVLYDWFANHNLVWPSLSCRWGPQFEKATYKNRQRLYLSEQTDGSVPNTLVIANCEVVKPRVAAAEHISQFNEEARSPFVKKYKTIVHPGEVNRIRELPQNSKIIATHTDSPDVLIWDVEAQPNRHAVLGASESRPDLILTGHKENAEFALAMCPAEPYVLSGGKDKSVVLWSIQDHISALGDSSSSPGASGSKQSIKTANEKESPKVDPRGIFHGHDSTVEDVQFCPSSAQEFCSVGDDACLILWDARTGTAPAVKVEKAHSGDVHCVDWNPLDVNYILTGSADNSVRMWDRRNLGSGGAGSPIHKFEGHKAAVLCVQWSPDRASVFGSSAEDGFLNVWDHEKVGKKKNSNVPAGLFFQHAGHRDKIVDFHWNSSDPWTIVSVSDDGESTGGGGTLQIWRMSDLIYRPEDEVLAELENFKAHLASCAPKN